A segment of the Candidatus Zixiibacteriota bacterium genome:
TGAGGAAACAAACCCATTTTTACCGCGCAGGTGTGGACACCTGCACGGCACCAAATACTATTAACATGAAGTGGATACACCGCGCGACAGCCAAAAACAGGCCCCCGCCTGTTGATATGACCCAAAAACGTTAATCTGAGGAAACAAGCCCATTTTGAGAAAATCCAAACTTGGCGCTTGATTTTTGCGAGCGTATTCATTATATAACTTCCCGAGGCTATGGGGGCCCGTAAATAATTTATCAATCAGCGTTTGCCGTAATAATCATCGGGTCGGACCTAAAATTATCAAGAACTTAAAAACCGGGAGGTAATTATGCTGCGCCTTAGTATTGCTACCGCCATAATTTATTCATTGATTTTTGTTTTTATCACTCCGATCGTATCCGCCGAATCGCCGTACATCAACGGCTCCGTCTGGGGAATCTCGTTAATTCAAACCGAAGCCAATATGCAGGAACAATACATTAAAGATCTTCAGGGCGCCTGGAAAAAAGTTATGGATGCCGCTTTGGAAGAAGGTTTAATCCTATCCTATAAGGTCTTTGTCGGGGGAGCCGCCAATCCCGACGACTGGGACGTTATGCTGATGGTCGAATTCAAAAACTACGCCGCTCTCGATGGACTCGACGAAAAATTTACCACCATTGTCGAAAGAGTTATCGGCGCCGAAGATGAGCAGATTAAAATGACTCTGGAAAGGGGCGATATTCGGGAGATATTCGGCGATAAATTGATGCAGGAGATTACCATAAAATAACACGGTTCACCGTTATACACAAAAAGGCGGGAGAATATTAACTATTCTCCTGCCTTTACCACGCCAGGTTAAATATTGATTTTTTATCCCCTATCGGAAATTATTCTGTTTCATCCTGTTCAAATGATTTTACAACCATCTCACCGTGTCGATTATAAATACTGTACCCGGCTTCGCACCAGGCAGAAAATCCGCCTTTGAGGAGGGATACATCCCGATATCCCATATCGACCAGTGTTTTTGCGGCCAAAGCGCTCCGCGAATCCACCCGGCAATACAAGATATATTTTTTGTCGAAATCTTTTAACTGCCCCTGCCCTGCTTTGAATTCAAGCATACCTCGGGCTATCCAAACGGAGCCTTTCAAATGACCCGGGGTAAATTCGTCCTTGGTTCTAATGTCAATAATCGTAAACTCGTCATCATTATTCATCATTTCCGCCAATTCATCGACCGTCACCGAACCGACCGCGCTTTTGGCCTCAGAAATCATACTCCTTTTCTTTTCCCTGAATAAATTGTCTTCTTCCTGACACCCCGAGATGACAAGAATACAGAATATTAAAAATAGCGCCAATACCAGGGTCAATTTACTTCTTGAATTATTCGTTCTATCCATAACAATTCCTCCCAAATATGCTCTTTAACATATTTAACTATTTTTTTTACCGATTTCAATCAAAAATTATCAATTGACGTAAAAATTATTTTGACTATTTTACTCTTAAGGAATCGTATTTTTACCGCTATGTCATATCGACTGAAAAGAATTGGCTTGAAGCCGAAACATAATATATGACCGGAGACATAAGATTGAAGTTGTTGTGCTTTATAATTATTCTGTTCGTATTTGTATCCACAATTTTCGCAGGGGTATCCGAGTATTATATAGAATTAAACACTGATTCCCAGAGCGATTTAAATCAGTTAACGAGATTGATTTCGATTGATAATGTTAAAGGTGATACGGTCTTCGCGTACGGAACGTCGCAACAATTATCCAACCTTGAAGATCGCGGATATTCTTTTAAAATTCTTCCCCACCCCGGTAGTCTTATCAAACCCAAAATGGGCCGAGATAAAAGCTCGATGGCCGATTGGGATGTTTACCCCACTTATCCTGCCTACGTAGCCATGATGTACCAATTCCAAATGGATTTCCCCGAATATTGCCAGATTATAGATGCCGGTTCTTCGGTCATGGGCCGTCAAATTCTTTTCGCTCGGATTTCGGATAATATTGATTTGGAAGAGGATGAACCGGAAGTATTTCTCTCCGGCACAATGCACGGTGATGAGACGACCGGCTACGTGATTTTACTGAGACTTATCGATTATCTCCTTCGAAATTACGGGACCGATGAATTGATTTCACGACTGGTTGATAACTGCGATATTTGGATAAATCCGCTGGCGAACCCTGATGGCACATATTCAACCGGTGATGACGCGATTTATCTGCCAACTCGTTTCAATGATTTCGGGGTCGATTTGAATCGAAACTTTCCTGATCCTGACGACGGTCCTCACCCTGACGGTAACAGCTGGCAACCTGAATCGATGGTGATGATGAATCTTGCCGCGGCGCAATCATTTTGTCTGGCGGCGAATTTCCACGGGGGCGCCGAGGTTATCAATTATCCCTGGGATACCTGGTCTCGCCTGCATACAGACGATAATTGGTTTATCGATATTTCACGCCATTACGCCGACTCCGCTCAATACTACTCGCCGGCCAATTATATGACTGACCGAAATAACGGTATAACCAACGGGTATGCCTGGTATCCTATCAGCGGAGGGCGGCAGGATTACATGAATTATTGGCACGGATGCCGGGAAGTTCTGATAGAAATTTCTGACGTCAAGTTGTTACCTGAAAATCAACTGCCTGATTTCTGGGATTACAATAAATCAAGCCTGCTACATTTTATAGAAAAAGCATTATATGGAATTCGAGGGATTGTCACAGATGATCAGACCGGTTTGCCTCTGTACGCGACTGTTCGAATATCGGGGCATGACAGCGAACTGGATAGCTCTCGCATATTTACCGATCCCGACGTAGGCGATTATCATCGATTGATTGAACCGGGGAATTATGATATTGAATTTACCGCTGAAGGGTATGACACTTTAATTGTGACCAATATTTTAGTCTCTGATAATAATGGTGTGAGAGTGGATGTTTCTTTGTCTATTCCCCCATTATATGTTTGTGGCGATGCCAATGGCGATTCTGACGTAAATGTCGGCGATGCCGTGTTTATCATAAATTTTATATTTAAAAGCGGTCTCGCCCCCGATCCTCTTGAAGCGGCTGATGCCAATTCCGACGGCAATGTCAATGTTGGTGACGCCGTGTTTTTAATTAGTTATACGTTTAAGGGCGGCTCTCCCCCTGAATGCGAATAGAGATTATTTATTTTTCCGACTTTGATTGTTCGGTGAAATAATCGAGATATTTCTTACCCTTATCCGTTACATCATAATAAGTGTGATTGCGGTGCTTTATCCATTTTCCCTTGACGATATTTTTGCGATATTGAATCATGCGCGGTTCGACTCGCTTCAATAATTTCATTTCTCTCAATTTAGCATGACTCTCAAATACGGCCTGCTTGTCGAGTTTATACATTGACGCTATCTTTCGCGAATAATCAAAACCGTAATCCTTATGATGTTTTAGGATGAGAAAATCAATTTCATTGAGAGTTTCAAAATCATCATCCGGAGTAAAATCTTCTTCCTCGATAATATCATCCCAATTTAATTCCACCAATCTTGACAGATCGGCTTTATTAAGATTGGCGCAATCGGATCGGTGGACTTTTATTATGTCATCATGGCTAAAATAACCGGTAATACTTTCGCCTATTTGAGGACAACAGCAATTGGCGGCGATATACTTATCTTTTAGTTTACACATTTGTCTCTTATGGAGTAGGGCGTCCAATCGGAAAGATGAGGAGAGCAGCTTCATGTAAGCCATCGACTGCCAGAAACTCATTCAACCTGTCATCGTCAAACGCTCCCACCGATACCGTACCAAGATTTAAGGCCGTACAAGCCAAATATATATTTTGACAAATTGCCCCCCCTTCCATATATGTGTAACGATAGCCCCTATCGGCGTATTTCCGGGTTGAGCGATCGAAGCGAGCCGTTAATATAATCGTTGCAGGTGATGCTCCTACCGAATTTTGATTGTTAGCGAATTCATGAAAATCTGCGTTAAAGTCACCTGACTTAATAAATTCCAGCGAGCTATCTGAAACCTGAAAATGATATAATCCTTGTTCCAATGAATTTATCGCGTGGGCATAAAGATAAATCTCTATGGGATACAAGGCTCCGCCGGAAGGAGCCGAACGCATCGCTATTCCGTTACGTTCGTGGGTTATACCATCAGCCGTCAATAGTATCGTTGATATTTCTTTGAAAGTAAGCTCTCCGGTATCAAATTTCCGAATCGATTTTCTACTTTCAATCGCGTTTATTAATTGAAAATCTATGTTACCGGGCGTAGCCAGCTTAGTCTTGTTCGCGTCATTATATGTCTTATATAACGGTATGGTGGTTCCAAAGGAAATATTATCGCCTTTGATGCCACTCGCTCCAAAACTGGTTTCAAGATGAAATTGCGGACCGATTGACAAACTATCGGATTTATCGGCGGCGGTTAATCCTGAAAGCGAAATAAAAACGACCGTAAGGATCACACACTTGATTCGCATTGGGCCTCCTTTATCGTCAATGTTACAACCTCTGAGTGCGGCTTTTTGTAATCAAAAACGGCCGCATTAGCTATTATAATAGACCTCAAACTCATAAGGTGTCGGACGGATGCGGATTTGATCAATTTCTTTACTCTTCAGTTCA
Coding sequences within it:
- a CDS encoding M14 family zinc carboxypeptidase; translated protein: MKLLCFIIILFVFVSTIFAGVSEYYIELNTDSQSDLNQLTRLISIDNVKGDTVFAYGTSQQLSNLEDRGYSFKILPHPGSLIKPKMGRDKSSMADWDVYPTYPAYVAMMYQFQMDFPEYCQIIDAGSSVMGRQILFARISDNIDLEEDEPEVFLSGTMHGDETTGYVILLRLIDYLLRNYGTDELISRLVDNCDIWINPLANPDGTYSTGDDAIYLPTRFNDFGVDLNRNFPDPDDGPHPDGNSWQPESMVMMNLAAAQSFCLAANFHGGAEVINYPWDTWSRLHTDDNWFIDISRHYADSAQYYSPANYMTDRNNGITNGYAWYPISGGRQDYMNYWHGCREVLIEISDVKLLPENQLPDFWDYNKSSLLHFIEKALYGIRGIVTDDQTGLPLYATVRISGHDSELDSSRIFTDPDVGDYHRLIEPGNYDIEFTAEGYDTLIVTNILVSDNNGVRVDVSLSIPPLYVCGDANGDSDVNVGDAVFIINFIFKSGLAPDPLEAADANSDGNVNVGDAVFLISYTFKGGSPPECE
- a CDS encoding DUF2250 domain-containing protein; its protein translation is MCKLKDKYIAANCCCPQIGESITGYFSHDDIIKVHRSDCANLNKADLSRLVELNWDDIIEEEDFTPDDDFETLNEIDFLILKHHKDYGFDYSRKIASMYKLDKQAVFESHAKLREMKLLKRVEPRMIQYRKNIVKGKWIKHRNHTYYDVTDKGKKYLDYFTEQSKSEK
- a CDS encoding SagB/ThcOx family dehydrogenase, translating into MRIKCVILTVVFISLSGLTAADKSDSLSIGPQFHLETSFGASGIKGDNISFGTTIPLYKTYNDANKTKLATPGNIDFQLINAIESRKSIRKFDTGELTFKEISTILLTADGITHERNGIAMRSAPSGGALYPIEIYLYAHAINSLEQGLYHFQVSDSSLEFIKSGDFNADFHEFANNQNSVGASPATIILTARFDRSTRKYADRGYRYTYMEGGAICQNIYLACTALNLGTVSVGAFDDDRLNEFLAVDGLHEAALLIFPIGRPTP
- a CDS encoding rhodanese-like domain-containing protein; protein product: MDRTNNSRSKLTLVLALFLIFCILVISGCQEEDNLFREKKRSMISEAKSAVGSVTVDELAEMMNNDDEFTIIDIRTKDEFTPGHLKGSVWIARGMLEFKAGQGQLKDFDKKYILYCRVDSRSALAAKTLVDMGYRDVSLLKGGFSAWCEAGYSIYNRHGEMVVKSFEQDETE